From a single Bos indicus isolate NIAB-ARS_2022 breed Sahiwal x Tharparkar chromosome 11, NIAB-ARS_B.indTharparkar_mat_pri_1.0, whole genome shotgun sequence genomic region:
- the CYRIA gene encoding CYFIP-related Rac1 interactor A isoform X1 encodes MGNLLKVLTREIENYPHFFLDFENAQPTEGEREIWNQISAVLQDSESILADLQAYKGAGPEIRDAIQNPNDIQLQEKAWNAVCPLVVRLKRFYEFSIRLEKALQSLLESLTCPPYTPTQHLEREQALAKEFAEILHFTLRFDELKMRNPAIQNDFSYYRRTISRNRINNMHLDIENEVNNEMANRMSLFYAEATPMLKTLSNATMHFVSENKTLPIENTTDCLSTMTSVCKVMLETPEYRSRFTSEETLMFCMRVMVGVIILYDHVHPVGAFCKTSKIDMKGCIKVLKEQAPDSVEGLLNALRHCDGQRVQTFEAARPGSTSETTNCS; translated from the exons ATGCCCAGCCcacagaaggagagagggaaatatGGAACCAGATCAGCGCCGTGCTCCAGGATTCCGAGAGCATCCTCGCAGACCTGCAGGCGTACAAGGGCGCAGGGCCAGAGATCCGAGAT GCCATCCAAAATCCCAATGACATTCAGCTTCAGGAGAAAGCTTGGAATGCAGTGTGTCCTTTAGTCGTGAGACTGAAGAGATTTTATGAGTTTTCCATCAGGCTAG AAAAAGCTCTTCAGAGTTTATTGGAATCTCTGACCTGTCCACCCTACACACCAACCCAGCACCTGGAGCGGGAGCAGGCCCTGGCCAAGGAATTCGCGGAAATTCTGCATTTCACCCTTCGATTCGATGAGCTGAAG ATGAGGAACCCCGCTATTCAGAATGACTTCAGCTACTACAGAAGGACCATCAGTCGCAATCGCATCAACAACATGCAT CTAGACATTGAGAATGAAGTCAACAATGAGATGGCCAATCGAATGTCCCTGTTCTACGCAGAAGCCACGCCGATGCTGAAAACCCTCAGCAACGCCACCATGCACTTTGTCTCCGAa AACAAAACCCTGCCAATAGAGAACACCACAGACTGCCTCAGTACGATGACAAGTGTTTGTAAAGTCATGCTGGAAACTCC ggaatacaggagtaggtttaCCAGTGAAGAAACGCTGATGTTCTGCATGAGGGTCATGGTGGGGGTCATCATCCTGTACGACCACGTGCATCCCGTGGGAGCTTTCTGCAAGACATCCAAGATCGAT ATGAAAGGCTGCATAAAGGTTTTGAAGGAACAGGCCCCGGACAGTGTGGAGGGGCTACTGAATGCCCTCAG GCACTGTGATGGTCAGAGGGTACAGACTTTTGAGGCAGCCAGACCTGGATCCACATCAGAAACCACAAATTGTTCATAA